One genomic region from Sulfurimonas sp. hsl 1-7 encodes:
- a CDS encoding TIGR01458 family HAD-type hydrolase codes for MLAENIKAILCDIGGVLYVGNEPIEGAIEAVKRIKQNYPIRFLTNTTQKTGPQVVEKLRGLGFEIDTEDVITALDMTKMFLEEQKSNADFLLTDNVMGFFDSLKNYEKKYVVVGDAQHNFSYENLNHAFRTLLKGAKLVAVANNRYFKDSDNELSMDAGCFVSALEYASGQKAEVLGKPSKEFYELACQSLGVNPSECIMIGDDIEGDIHGAQNAGLQAALVRTGKFHESDLQKGIIPDLILDSIASL; via the coding sequence ATGTTAGCAGAGAATATAAAAGCGATTTTATGCGATATCGGCGGGGTATTGTATGTCGGTAATGAGCCGATCGAGGGTGCCATTGAAGCCGTGAAAAGGATAAAACAGAACTATCCGATCCGTTTTCTTACAAATACGACACAAAAAACAGGTCCGCAGGTTGTAGAAAAACTGCGCGGACTTGGGTTTGAAATAGATACAGAAGATGTAATAACGGCACTCGATATGACGAAGATGTTTTTAGAAGAGCAAAAAAGCAATGCCGACTTTCTTCTTACCGACAACGTAATGGGATTTTTTGACTCACTGAAAAACTACGAGAAAAAATATGTAGTTGTCGGTGATGCGCAACACAACTTCAGCTATGAAAACCTCAATCATGCTTTTCGTACTTTGCTCAAAGGGGCAAAGCTTGTAGCTGTGGCAAACAATCGCTATTTTAAAGATAGTGATAATGAACTGAGTATGGATGCTGGGTGTTTTGTGAGTGCTTTGGAGTATGCCAGCGGGCAAAAAGCAGAGGTGTTAGGCAAGCCGTCCAAAGAGTTTTATGAACTTGCCTGCCAATCTTTAGGGGTAAATCCGTCTGAATGTATAATGATCGGCGATGACATCGAGGGTGATATACACGGTGCACAAAATGCGGGCTTGCAAGCAGCACTTGTGAGAACAGGTAAGTTTCATGAGTCTGATCTGCAAAAAGGTATAATTCCTGATCTGATTTTAGATTCGATAGCAAGTTTATAA
- a CDS encoding YbhB/YbcL family Raf kinase inhibitor-like protein has product MKKIILMLLVSVSFAFAEGFTLHSDEFSGQLSNAQVFNGFGCTGKNISPSLNWENAPKGTKSFAIMMYDKDAPTGSGWWHWIVVDIPKDLTSLKQNSGNVALDLMPKGALQIKTDYGVSGFGGACPPVGHGSHQYVITIYALDVDTLGVKADASPALVGYMVNAHTIAKASVVAYFSR; this is encoded by the coding sequence ATGAAAAAAATTATCTTAATGCTACTAGTGAGTGTTTCTTTCGCATTTGCAGAAGGTTTTACACTTCATAGCGATGAGTTTAGCGGACAGTTGAGTAATGCACAGGTTTTTAACGGTTTTGGATGTACGGGAAAAAATATTTCTCCGTCACTGAACTGGGAAAATGCCCCTAAAGGGACAAAAAGTTTTGCGATCATGATGTATGACAAGGATGCTCCAACAGGCAGCGGATGGTGGCACTGGATCGTTGTGGACATCCCTAAAGATCTAACAAGTTTAAAACAAAACAGCGGTAATGTAGCTTTAGACCTTATGCCAAAAGGTGCACTTCAAATAAAAACAGATTACGGTGTAAGCGGTTTTGGCGGTGCATGTCCACCTGTAGGTCACGGTTCTCATCAGTATGTAATTACGATATATGCTTTAGATGTAGACACACTGGGAGTTAAAGCAGATGCATCACCTGCGCTTGTGGGATATATGGTAAATGCACATACAATAGCAAAAGCTTCTGTTGTAGCATATTTCAGCCGTTAA
- a CDS encoding DUF3187 domain-containing protein, whose product MKKIFSLSLLLFLTSGLYALDSDMDGVSDAKDKCPNTPFTDLVDINGCSKSSVIPDYHYDVIVGLSYTNSDYTTINKTDTLATTFQADYYYKNFSFQASTSLFTTQADGYSESGLNDSFIGAAYQIVPTSPLTIRFSAGVILPTYDTSLNNNNTDYMAGINFSYKIDKYNLFGGYTYTMINDDDYSDATLNVTYQDTNGYSAGVGYNVTSKLYLSGAYNISDSIYVGAEDIKTASLYGYYSIDKNWFSTFSYAYGISDSASQSYLAVKLGYFF is encoded by the coding sequence TTGAAAAAAATATTCTCATTATCTCTATTATTATTTTTAACAAGTGGCCTGTATGCACTTGATTCCGATATGGATGGGGTAAGTGATGCTAAAGACAAATGTCCAAATACACCTTTTACAGATCTTGTAGATATCAACGGTTGTAGTAAAAGTTCCGTTATTCCCGATTACCACTATGATGTTATAGTTGGACTCAGCTATACAAACTCAGACTATACTACTATAAATAAGACAGACACTCTTGCAACTACTTTTCAAGCTGATTACTACTATAAAAATTTCTCATTCCAAGCTTCGACATCTTTATTTACAACGCAAGCTGACGGATATAGCGAGAGTGGATTAAACGATTCGTTTATTGGTGCAGCCTATCAGATAGTACCGACTTCACCACTTACGATCCGATTTTCAGCAGGGGTTATACTGCCGACTTACGATACATCATTAAACAATAACAACACAGACTACATGGCAGGTATTAACTTCAGCTACAAAATAGATAAATATAATCTTTTTGGCGGCTATACATATACAATGATCAACGATGATGATTACAGTGATGCTACACTCAATGTGACATACCAAGATACAAATGGTTACAGTGCCGGTGTTGGATATAATGTTACAAGTAAGTTATACCTAAGCGGTGCATACAATATTAGTGACAGTATCTATGTGGGTGCAGAAGATATTAAAACTGCATCGCTCTACGGATACTACAGTATAGACAAAAACTGGTTCTCAACTTTTTCGTATGCTTACGGGATTAGCGACAGTGCGAGTCAAAGCTATCTTGCTGTAAAACTGGGATACTTTTTTTAG
- a CDS encoding GNAT family N-acetyltransferase, translated as MKLKNIYQTQFCKVEYLKEYNGVFCIWQGFCQGDEYKKPLEFGLKLLEEYSADTWITDTAKGFENTTEDTTWLIEEFIPKVQKSSCERIIFLIDKQSPLQDEIKAQEKILSQYFEVQLLSKLSEYERRWKYEIDDVDFHELSYLYKIAPLGEKKPDDLKTVFSNSRYKCFLYENGMLIAVGRALADGIDASYICDVAVDPEYQGKGLGKAVVNKLLKLSEGHKKIILYAYPGKEPFYTRLGFAKMNTAMAIFKDQEQAFEWGLVSRVEDLD; from the coding sequence ATGAAACTTAAGAATATTTATCAAACACAATTTTGTAAAGTAGAATATCTTAAAGAGTATAATGGAGTGTTTTGTATTTGGCAAGGATTTTGTCAGGGAGATGAATATAAAAAACCTTTGGAGTTTGGACTAAAACTGCTTGAAGAGTATAGTGCAGATACCTGGATTACAGATACTGCAAAGGGGTTTGAAAATACTACAGAGGATACTACGTGGTTAATAGAGGAGTTTATTCCGAAAGTTCAGAAAAGTTCTTGTGAGCGAATAATCTTTTTGATCGATAAACAAAGCCCTTTACAAGATGAAATAAAAGCTCAAGAGAAGATTTTATCGCAATATTTTGAAGTACAACTGCTTAGTAAACTCTCAGAATACGAAAGAAGATGGAAGTATGAAATTGACGATGTAGATTTTCATGAGCTTTCATATCTGTATAAAATAGCACCGCTTGGTGAGAAAAAGCCTGATGATTTAAAAACTGTTTTTTCAAATAGCCGTTATAAATGTTTTTTGTATGAAAACGGTATGCTTATAGCAGTAGGCCGAGCACTTGCCGATGGAATTGATGCCTCATATATCTGTGATGTAGCAGTAGATCCAGAGTATCAGGGTAAAGGATTGGGAAAAGCAGTTGTAAATAAACTGTTAAAACTGAGTGAAGGGCATAAGAAAATTATTTTATATGCTTATCCGGGGAAGGAACCTTTTTATACAAGACTAGGATTTGCCAAAATGAATACGGCAATGGCTATTTTTAAAGATCAAGAACAGGCTTTTGAGTGGGGTTTGGTAAGTAGGGTTGAAGACTTAGATTAA
- a CDS encoding helix-hairpin-helix domain-containing protein, translating into MNPVKVVREKTKKLTDLPNIGTSIAKELESIGIKTPDDLKGKDPKKLYDLLCEQKASRQDPCVLDVFMSITDFMEGAEPKVWWAYTDKRKKRWKF; encoded by the coding sequence ATGAACCCTGTAAAAGTAGTCAGAGAAAAAACAAAAAAATTAACCGATTTGCCAAATATCGGTACTTCAATTGCCAAAGAACTCGAATCTATCGGCATAAAAACTCCCGATGATCTTAAGGGAAAAGATCCTAAGAAGCTTTACGATCTTTTGTGTGAACAAAAAGCTTCCAGACAAGATCCGTGCGTACTCGATGTCTTTATGTCAATCACAGACTTTATGGAGGGTGCCGAGCCGAAAGTGTGGTGGGCATACACAGATAAGCGAAAAAAAAGATGGAAATTCTAA
- a CDS encoding GGDEF domain-containing protein: MKQNIKKIIEVGIDQETDSWLSGKIKLVNIISLSNFTFILSMILFDLFINKTHYLSIVLVGVSLVMLVPYYLNYKKQYIASRIVFLTFAYISICFLAIVFGKEFYFQYYLVPGVGMSLIFFRDEIGKKKWLFTFAGIPLWIFLEIWFANYPALITLDGEYVSIISYFSSFLIFVTAILMFGTFTHESDKQLKNISIMNNKLKHLAHIDPLTNLYNRRFVNEQMAYHFDIVKSQNSFLGLTMFDVDFFKKVNDTYGHDAGDKVLQMIAKLAKENFRETDLIGRIGGEEFCIVFTNTNEDNVLKIVERFRKAIEEQTVFYEEKEIKVTSSFGISYISKEINSFEELFKNADEALYEAKRSGRNRICVYKS, translated from the coding sequence ATGAAACAAAACATAAAAAAAATTATTGAAGTTGGAATAGACCAAGAAACAGATTCGTGGTTATCTGGAAAGATAAAACTTGTAAACATCATTTCGCTTTCAAATTTTACATTTATACTGAGTATGATTCTCTTTGATCTCTTTATAAACAAAACCCACTATCTCTCGATCGTACTTGTCGGAGTCAGTCTTGTTATGTTGGTTCCCTATTATTTAAACTACAAAAAACAGTATATTGCCTCACGGATCGTTTTTCTTACTTTTGCCTATATATCTATTTGTTTTTTAGCTATCGTATTTGGTAAAGAGTTTTATTTTCAGTACTATTTAGTGCCGGGTGTCGGTATGTCTTTGATCTTTTTCAGAGATGAGATAGGAAAGAAAAAGTGGTTGTTCACATTTGCGGGGATACCGTTATGGATATTTTTGGAGATCTGGTTTGCAAACTATCCTGCTTTAATTACGCTTGATGGAGAGTATGTAAGTATTATCTCATATTTTAGTAGTTTTCTTATTTTTGTGACGGCAATTTTGATGTTTGGAACTTTTACCCATGAGAGTGACAAACAACTCAAAAACATCTCTATTATGAATAACAAGTTGAAACATTTGGCACACATAGACCCTCTGACAAATCTTTATAACCGCCGTTTTGTAAATGAACAGATGGCTTACCATTTTGATATAGTCAAGAGTCAAAACAGTTTTCTGGGCTTAACGATGTTTGATGTAGATTTTTTTAAAAAAGTAAACGATACTTACGGACATGATGCGGGTGACAAAGTTTTACAAATGATCGCTAAATTAGCAAAGGAAAATTTTAGAGAAACGGACTTGATTGGAAGAATAGGTGGTGAAGAGTTTTGTATTGTTTTTACAAATACAAATGAAGATAACGTTTTGAAAATAGTTGAGAGATTTCGTAAAGCCATTGAAGAACAAACCGTCTTTTATGAAGAAAAAGAGATCAAGGTTACATCTAGCTTCGGCATTAGTTATATCTCTAAAGAGATTAACAGTTTTGAAGAACTATTTAAAAATGCAGATGAAGCATTGTATGAAGCCAAAAGAAGCGGAAGAAACCGTATTTGTGTATATAAAAGTTAA
- a CDS encoding sensor histidine kinase, which produces MKKVELKALIRSFLLFFLSITTLLGALFFFEYKKDITVLDETILSEMKVCSFNLQCTKYQFDFAPLKEEQLYKLHKEDDKLSSYFLIPGSQKNALKIYLQKSKYEKELENLKNKLLLEFFFVVIIVLLLSLLFAFYTLAPLRDALKLTEEFVKDILHDFNTPLSTLRLNTSMLKSEFGESKKITRIENAVQNILNLQANLRAYLKSHSSQKEVFDLKEVVEERIAMLENNFSTIRFYPSLTTQQLNTHKDSFVRIVDNLLSNAAKYNKENGEVFVTYEKGVLTFKDTGQGIKNPDKIFDRFYKEHERGIGIGLHIVNKLSQELGMEIEIESELNKGTTFRLNLTKLLAKDN; this is translated from the coding sequence TTGAAAAAAGTTGAACTCAAAGCACTTATTAGAAGTTTTTTACTCTTTTTTCTCTCGATCACAACCCTCCTTGGCGCACTTTTTTTCTTTGAATACAAAAAAGATATCACCGTACTTGACGAAACTATCTTGTCTGAGATGAAGGTGTGCAGCTTTAATCTTCAATGCACAAAATATCAATTCGATTTTGCACCGCTCAAAGAGGAGCAGCTCTATAAACTTCACAAAGAGGATGATAAGCTCAGCTCCTACTTCCTCATTCCCGGTTCACAAAAAAATGCTCTGAAAATTTATCTGCAAAAAAGTAAATATGAAAAAGAACTTGAAAATTTAAAAAACAAACTTTTACTGGAGTTTTTCTTCGTAGTGATCATAGTACTGTTACTCTCTCTTCTTTTTGCTTTTTACACTTTGGCACCGCTAAGAGATGCTCTCAAACTGACAGAGGAGTTTGTAAAAGATATACTCCATGACTTTAACACACCCCTCTCAACACTCAGACTCAACACCTCTATGTTAAAAAGCGAGTTTGGTGAGTCAAAGAAGATTACACGTATAGAAAATGCGGTACAAAACATTTTGAACCTGCAGGCAAATCTGCGTGCATACCTAAAAAGTCACTCTAGCCAAAAAGAGGTTTTTGACCTAAAAGAGGTTGTAGAGGAGAGAATAGCAATGCTCGAAAACAATTTTTCGACAATCCGTTTTTATCCCTCACTCACAACCCAACAGCTCAACACCCATAAAGACTCTTTTGTGCGCATTGTAGACAACCTCCTCTCAAACGCTGCAAAATACAACAAAGAAAACGGAGAGGTATTTGTCACTTATGAAAAAGGTGTTTTAACCTTCAAAGACACCGGGCAAGGGATAAAAAATCCGGATAAGATATTTGACAGATTTTATAAAGAGCATGAACGAGGGATAGGGATAGGTCTGCATATTGTCAATAAATTATCCCAAGAATTAGGTATGGAGATCGAGATAGAAAGTGAGCTCAATAAAGGGACAACTTTTAGACTCAATTTAACCAAACTGCTTGCCAAAGATAATTAA
- a CDS encoding YqiA/YcfP family alpha/beta fold hydrolase: MILYIHGFGSSGQGGKSRLFREYFRSKGEKFLAPSLSFIPELAISTLEEIIEVCKDEEITLMGSSLGGYYTIYLSEKYNLKAVLINPSIKPYVTLKKVLGNNASFYNGNCSFSWDEEQVESLKKFSVEVNNKENYFLLARKGDEVLDYKEAEQKLSGAKMIIEDGGDHGFLDIDRHFETILEFIRE; encoded by the coding sequence ATGATTTTGTATATACACGGTTTTGGAAGCAGCGGGCAGGGCGGTAAGTCCAGATTGTTTAGAGAGTATTTTAGAAGTAAAGGTGAAAAGTTCTTAGCACCTTCACTTTCGTTTATCCCGGAACTTGCGATCTCAACTTTAGAGGAGATTATAGAGGTGTGCAAAGATGAGGAGATCACTTTAATGGGCTCATCGCTTGGCGGCTACTATACGATCTATCTGAGTGAAAAGTACAACCTCAAAGCAGTTCTCATCAACCCTTCGATCAAACCCTATGTAACACTTAAAAAAGTGCTGGGAAACAATGCAAGTTTTTATAACGGCAACTGTTCGTTTAGCTGGGACGAAGAGCAGGTTGAGAGTTTGAAAAAATTCAGCGTAGAGGTGAACAACAAAGAGAACTATTTTCTTCTGGCAAGAAAAGGGGATGAGGTGTTGGACTATAAAGAGGCTGAACAAAAACTCTCAGGAGCAAAGATGATCATCGAAGATGGCGGTGATCACGGCTTTTTAGATATTGACAGACATTTTGAAACTATTTTGGAGTTTATAAGAGAGTAG
- a CDS encoding YjgN family protein, producing MKPLKFQGSGFEYFKIWIVNLVLIVLTLGLYYPWAKVRRNRYFYGNSVLGDRNFEYHAVGKQLFFSYLIALVLFIIYVIFTKFFPPAAALFLLGLFVLIPWVIVKSMMFNLKMTSFSNVRFSFEKNFSDAYLNFLLYPMGLYIGFIFVMFAVGLLFALHIAVGLIGLVGIFFFMIYAIAFLKKRNSEFYINNASYGQGKFSTTIELKEFMKITAKTLGIGLALTIALFLAVGVFTATFIGVETMQEISASMKQNGDPQNSGVIVALIGAIYGGMILVMVATMAYSFAANREYIYKNTLFDESIGFSSTLKALPFMWVTVSNFFLILLTLGFGAPWAKVRIAKIVLANTYVDTSTGFDKYISENQTQTSSLGDQIGDAFDIDVGLGF from the coding sequence ATGAAACCCTTAAAATTTCAAGGAAGCGGCTTTGAGTACTTCAAAATATGGATAGTAAACCTTGTACTTATTGTCCTGACATTAGGGCTTTACTACCCTTGGGCAAAGGTAAGACGCAACAGATACTTTTACGGAAATTCTGTTTTAGGAGATCGTAATTTCGAATACCATGCAGTAGGAAAACAACTCTTTTTCAGCTACCTTATAGCACTGGTACTCTTCATCATCTACGTCATCTTTACCAAATTTTTTCCACCTGCAGCAGCCTTATTTCTTCTTGGTCTGTTTGTTTTGATCCCTTGGGTGATCGTTAAAAGTATGATGTTCAATCTCAAAATGACAAGCTTCTCAAACGTCCGTTTTAGTTTTGAGAAAAACTTCTCGGATGCTTATTTGAACTTTTTACTCTACCCTATGGGGCTCTATATTGGTTTTATCTTTGTTATGTTTGCAGTTGGTTTATTGTTTGCACTCCATATAGCTGTTGGTCTTATAGGACTTGTCGGTATTTTCTTTTTTATGATCTACGCAATCGCATTTTTGAAAAAAAGAAATTCGGAGTTTTACATAAATAACGCGAGTTACGGACAAGGAAAATTTTCCACTACTATTGAGCTCAAAGAGTTTATGAAAATCACTGCAAAAACTCTGGGTATAGGCCTCGCACTTACCATTGCTCTTTTTCTTGCTGTAGGTGTATTTACTGCAACATTTATAGGTGTAGAGACTATGCAGGAGATATCAGCAAGCATGAAACAAAACGGTGATCCGCAAAACTCCGGAGTTATTGTGGCTTTAATCGGTGCCATTTACGGAGGAATGATACTTGTAATGGTTGCTACGATGGCGTACTCATTTGCCGCAAACCGTGAATATATTTATAAGAACACTCTTTTTGATGAGAGTATCGGTTTTTCATCTACACTCAAAGCTTTACCGTTTATGTGGGTAACGGTTTCAAACTTTTTTCTTATCCTTCTTACGTTAGGATTTGGAGCGCCTTGGGCAAAGGTGAGAATCGCAAAAATAGTACTTGCTAATACCTATGTAGACACGTCAACAGGGTTTGATAAATATATCTCAGAGAACCAGACACAGACATCTTCACTCGGAGATCAGATAGGTGATGCGTTCGATATTGATGTTGGTTTAGGTTTCTAG
- a CDS encoding response regulator transcription factor has product MKKNILLLEDDRELASTLAELLEENGYSVELVHNGNDAIDASYDNKYELYVFDINVPDMNGLELLESLRNADDTTPTIFISAMIDLNSISKAFEIGADDYLKKPFFPEELLIRVKAKLAQTTKAISYKNLKFFPDTKTLYKDDTIVQLGEVQERLCDLFMHNIGSVIDKTILLDQLTQPSDTALRVALNKLKQTTGLAIKNIRGVGYIVEKS; this is encoded by the coding sequence ATGAAAAAAAATATACTGCTCCTTGAAGATGACAGAGAACTGGCATCTACCCTTGCCGAACTGCTTGAGGAGAACGGATACAGTGTTGAGCTTGTTCATAACGGCAACGATGCAATCGATGCCAGTTATGATAACAAGTACGAACTCTATGTCTTCGATATCAATGTCCCGGATATGAACGGACTTGAATTGCTAGAAAGTTTACGCAATGCAGACGATACTACACCGACTATATTTATCAGTGCAATGATTGATCTAAACTCTATCTCGAAAGCTTTTGAGATTGGAGCGGATGATTATCTGAAAAAGCCGTTTTTCCCAGAAGAGCTTCTCATAAGAGTCAAAGCAAAACTTGCACAAACCACTAAAGCTATTTCGTACAAAAATTTAAAATTTTTCCCGGATACGAAAACACTTTACAAAGATGATACAATTGTACAACTAGGTGAGGTGCAGGAGAGATTATGTGATCTCTTTATGCACAACATAGGCTCGGTGATTGATAAAACAATCCTGCTCGATCAACTGACACAGCCGTCCGATACGGCTTTGCGGGTAGCGTTAAACAAACTCAAACAAACAACGGGCTTAGCTATAAAAAATATTCGCGGGGTGGGATACATAGTTGAAAAAAGTTGA
- a CDS encoding methyltransferase family protein — translation MKRYLLFGFSIFSYLFSIATLSLLILWVYPWGFLPHYIDIGIDSSVWYAVMFDVGLLLLFGLQHSLMARDFFKEKILAKFPHSFKTSLYGVASAICLFLLIYFWHPIDILIWDFNEGFFFWFLTAVYLFGWFFAFISTFLIDHFELFGLHQGYRVFKSIPEPESCFQTKFFYKYVRHPVQLGTLIGLWATPSMSYGHLLMSVGFTVYAVIGLYLEEKSLVKTFGNEYRDYQKKVPFLIPFTKPHS, via the coding sequence TTGAAACGATATTTACTTTTTGGTTTTTCTATATTTAGCTATCTTTTTTCAATAGCGACCTTGTCTCTTTTGATCTTGTGGGTCTATCCGTGGGGTTTTCTCCCTCACTATATAGATATCGGTATCGATTCATCTGTATGGTATGCAGTAATGTTTGATGTCGGATTGTTACTTCTGTTTGGATTGCAACACTCATTAATGGCGAGAGATTTTTTCAAAGAAAAGATTCTGGCAAAATTTCCTCACTCTTTTAAAACATCACTTTACGGGGTGGCTTCGGCAATCTGTCTGTTTTTACTCATCTATTTTTGGCACCCTATAGATATTTTAATATGGGATTTTAACGAAGGTTTTTTCTTTTGGTTTTTGACGGCTGTTTATTTGTTTGGATGGTTTTTTGCTTTCATATCTACCTTTTTGATCGATCATTTTGAGCTTTTCGGACTCCATCAGGGGTATAGGGTTTTTAAATCTATTCCCGAACCAGAGAGCTGTTTTCAAACAAAGTTTTTTTATAAATATGTCCGTCATCCAGTACAGCTTGGAACACTCATAGGGCTTTGGGCAACTCCGAGCATGAGTTACGGGCATCTTTTAATGAGTGTCGGCTTTACTGTTTATGCCGTCATAGGGCTTTATCTAGAAGAGAAAAGTTTAGTGAAAACCTTTGGAAATGAGTATAGGGATTACCAGAAAAAAGTACCTTTTTTGATCCCGTTTACAAAACCTCATAGTTAA
- a CDS encoding AraC family transcriptional regulator, giving the protein MTTQESYIRSVYKVVFFIEKNYAENLTLEELSTVAGFSKYHFHRIFKSVMGENVGDYIRKIRLQSTIVKFKMDKNITQIAMESGYETNASFSKAFKKRFGFTPREFAKKLEIKKGAVMVTPKIVETEPINVLFVRARGEYMSSADTAWKKMVEYITKHNLFLDVAIRYGISHDNPNVIEAENLRYDACVEFKEKLPNIEGEIAHKQIAGGKYAVFTHKGAYAKLGETFAEIGTWIVTNGIALRDEPQVQKYMNLDPTTLQEEDLRTEIYVPII; this is encoded by the coding sequence ATGACAACTCAGGAGAGTTACATACGCAGTGTATATAAAGTGGTTTTTTTCATTGAAAAAAATTACGCTGAAAACCTTACACTTGAAGAGTTGTCGACTGTCGCAGGGTTTTCAAAATATCATTTTCATAGAATTTTTAAATCTGTCATGGGTGAGAATGTAGGCGACTACATACGAAAAATTCGTCTGCAGAGTACAATTGTAAAATTTAAGATGGATAAAAACATTACTCAGATAGCTATGGAAAGCGGTTATGAAACTAACGCCTCTTTTTCAAAAGCGTTTAAAAAACGGTTTGGGTTTACTCCAAGGGAGTTTGCTAAAAAACTAGAGATAAAAAAAGGAGCGGTAATGGTAACACCAAAAATAGTTGAAACAGAACCTATAAATGTTCTTTTTGTGAGAGCAAGAGGCGAGTATATGAGTTCCGCAGACACAGCTTGGAAAAAGATGGTAGAGTATATAACAAAGCATAATCTTTTTTTAGATGTAGCAATAAGATACGGGATCTCTCATGACAATCCAAATGTGATCGAGGCTGAAAATTTACGCTATGACGCCTGCGTGGAGTTTAAAGAAAAATTACCGAATATTGAAGGCGAGATAGCACATAAGCAGATTGCAGGGGGAAAATATGCCGTATTTACGCATAAAGGAGCTTATGCAAAGCTTGGGGAGACTTTTGCAGAGATAGGGACATGGATTGTAACAAACGGCATAGCTTTACGCGATGAACCACAAGTACAAAAATATATGAACCTTGATCCAACAACTCTACAGGAAGAAGATCTTCGTACAGAGATCTATGTGCCAATAATTTAA
- a CDS encoding M48 family metallopeptidase has product MQLNGYWYAKDSATQHSAILQTDAENYTLIIDEKVHYSGLIEHLKLDDRLGNITRKITLEDGSIFTCDQHDLIDTLFTKHKRANRLLHSLESNLHWVLISIVILIVSIYIFVDKGIPYFSEKIAYALPLKTNEVLSEHTMDALDKYLFKPSKISLAQQEDIRKHFQTDLLPNLPEKEHFNYHLNFRLLQDGNLSIPNAMALPSGEIILTDKFVELCSSDEELDSIIYHEVGHIVHRDSLKMLIEGTFISVSVMVALGDLNGFADMGVGLGSMLLNLQYSREHESDADRFAFDLMLKNRIDPIAFATIMKRMNCYLTKRMQSLKEEHFSEYISTHPQTKERIETAKRYSDCFKEGLTQCR; this is encoded by the coding sequence ATGCAACTAAATGGTTACTGGTATGCAAAAGATAGCGCTACGCAACATAGCGCTATCTTACAAACAGATGCAGAAAACTACACACTCATTATAGATGAAAAAGTGCACTACAGCGGTCTGATTGAGCACTTAAAACTCGATGACAGACTGGGGAATATTACAAGAAAAATCACTCTTGAAGATGGTTCCATATTTACCTGTGATCAACACGATCTTATAGATACCCTTTTTACAAAACATAAAAGAGCAAACCGTCTTTTGCATTCACTAGAATCGAATCTCCATTGGGTATTAATCTCTATCGTGATCCTTATCGTAAGTATTTATATATTTGTAGATAAAGGTATACCCTACTTTAGCGAGAAAATAGCTTACGCCCTGCCGCTGAAAACAAACGAAGTTTTAAGTGAACATACGATGGATGCTCTTGATAAGTACCTTTTTAAACCCTCAAAAATCTCATTAGCGCAGCAAGAAGATATTCGTAAACATTTCCAAACCGACCTGCTTCCGAATTTGCCAGAAAAAGAGCACTTTAACTATCACCTCAACTTCCGGCTTTTACAAGATGGAAACCTTTCTATTCCAAATGCGATGGCGCTACCCTCCGGTGAGATTATACTTACCGATAAATTTGTTGAGCTGTGCAGCAGTGATGAGGAGCTTGATTCCATCATATATCATGAAGTGGGACACATTGTACACAGGGATTCGCTCAAGATGCTAATCGAGGGTACTTTTATCTCTGTGAGCGTAATGGTTGCTTTGGGTGATCTTAACGGTTTTGCGGATATGGGAGTGGGGCTTGGTTCAATGCTTCTAAATCTTCAGTATTCACGGGAACATGAGAGTGATGCCGATCGCTTTGCCTTTGACCTGATGCTCAAAAACCGCATCGATCCGATCGCCTTTGCTACTATTATGAAGAGAATGAACTGCTATCTTACTAAAAGGATGCAAAGTCTTAAAGAGGAGCACTTTAGCGAGTATATTTCAACACACCCGCAAACAAAAGAGAGGATAGAGACAGCAAAACGTTACAGCGACTGCTTTAAAGAGGGACTTACCCAGTGTAGGTAA